Proteins from one Escherichia coli genomic window:
- a CDS encoding CfaE/CblD family pilus tip adhesin has translation MRKRLIAGIWGMFFSAQYAQSAPVVTAEVTYDLASGRANYYFWNREEPPAKNKYASYLCAFSNLQQTCTSSSNMSTVQIYMTEQRSGMRWPVKLKGYISARTSRVGSDCEGYAKQLPLTDSTGWNCRDNTGTYGADRRQLTLYLEQAEMKKLPIGGVWKGSVKLHLNSPSQDYFADITLNTLDPNHIDVFFPEFAHATPRVQLDLHPTGSVNGSNYAQDLTMLDMCLYDGFNGNGLSYEILLKDEGRAAAGRNNGEFSIYRQGGTSTDAAERIDYRVKMSNPETGGQIDVRNNESIVWNNINLKRVRPVVLPGIRYAVMCVPTPLTLVVDKFNVTAKQAGYYMGKLSVIFTPSLPTIN, from the coding sequence TGAGAAAGCGATTGATTGCAGGTATTTGGGGGATGTTTTTCTCCGCTCAGTATGCCCAGTCTGCGCCTGTTGTCACTGCAGAAGTGACATATGATTTAGCATCAGGAAGAGCAAATTATTACTTCTGGAATCGAGAAGAACCACCAGCAAAAAATAAGTATGCGTCTTATCTATGTGCATTCTCTAATTTACAGCAAACCTGTACCAGCAGCTCTAACATGTCCACAGTTCAAATCTATATGACAGAACAGCGCAGTGGTATGCGTTGGCCGGTAAAACTTAAAGGATACATATCTGCACGAACATCGAGAGTCGGTTCAGATTGTGAAGGGTATGCCAAACAACTCCCTCTTACTGATTCCACCGGGTGGAATTGTAGAGATAACACGGGCACATATGGCGCGGACAGGAGACAACTCACACTTTACCTTGAACAGGCTGAAATGAAGAAGCTACCGATCGGTGGCGTCTGGAAAGGGTCAGTGAAATTACATTTGAATAGCCCTTCACAGGACTATTTTGCGGATATTACCCTGAATACCCTCGACCCCAATCATATAGACGTCTTCTTTCCTGAGTTTGCGCATGCCACGCCGCGTGTGCAATTAGATTTACATCCTACGGGCAGCGTCAATGGCAGCAATTACGCACAAGACCTGACCATGCTGGATATGTGCCTGTATGACGGTTTTAACGGTAATGGCCTCAGCTATGAAATCTTGCTAAAAGATGAGGGGCGCGCGGCGGCGGGGCGCAACAATGGTGAATTCTCCATATATCGTCAGGGAGGCACGTCTACTGACGCAGCGGAACGTATCGACTATCGCGTCAAAATGTCTAACCCGGAGACTGGCGGGCAAATCGACGTGCGCAACAATGAAAGTATCGTCTGGAACAACATCAATCTTAAACGAGTACGTCCGGTAGTGTTGCCCGGCATTCGTTACGCAGTGATGTGTGTCCCCACACCACTGACGTTGGTGGTGGATAAATTTAATGTGACGGCAAAACAGGCTGGATATTACATGGGTAAATTGTCGGTAATATTTACCCCATCCTTGCCAACTATCAATTAA
- the exuT gene encoding hexuronate transporter ExuT encodes MRKIKGLRWYMIALVTLGTVLGYLTRNTVAAAAPTLMEELNISTQQYSYIIAAYSAAYTVMQPVAGYVLDVLGTKIGYAMFAVLWAVFCGATALAGSWGGLAVARGAVGAAEAAMIPAGLKASSEWFPAKERSIAVGYFNVGSSIGAMIAPPLVVWAIVMHSWQMAFIISGALSFIWAMAWLIFYKHPRDQKHLTDEERDYIINGQEAQHQVDTAKKMSVGQILRNRQFWGIALPRFLAEPAWGTFNAWIPLFMFKVYGFNLKEIAMFAWMPMLFADLGCILGGYLPPLFQRWFGVNLIVSRKMVVTLGAVLMIGPGMIGLFTNPYVAIMLLCIGGFAHQALSGALITLSSDVFGRNEVATANGLTGMSAWLASTLFALVVGALADTIGFSPLFAVLAVFDLLGALVIWTVLQNKPAIEVAQESHNDPAPQH; translated from the coding sequence ATGCGTAAAATTAAAGGGTTACGTTGGTATATGATCGCACTGGTGACGCTCGGCACCGTGCTTGGTTACCTGACGCGTAACACTGTGGCGGCAGCTGCGCCAACTCTGATGGAAGAGTTAAACATCTCCACCCAACAGTATTCCTATATCATCGCAGCCTATTCTGCTGCTTATACGGTCATGCAACCGGTAGCAGGTTATGTACTGGATGTGCTGGGTACGAAAATCGGTTACGCAATGTTTGCTGTACTGTGGGCTGTGTTCTGTGGCGCAACCGCGCTGGCAGGTAGCTGGGGTGGCCTGGCGGTTGCTCGTGGTGCGGTAGGTGCTGCAGAGGCGGCGATGATCCCGGCGGGTCTGAAAGCCAGTTCCGAATGGTTCCCGGCAAAAGAGCGTTCCATCGCGGTCGGCTACTTTAACGTAGGTTCTTCGATTGGTGCCATGATTGCGCCGCCGCTGGTGGTATGGGCAATCGTGATGCACAGCTGGCAGATGGCATTTATCATCTCCGGTGCGTTGAGCTTTATCTGGGCGATGGCATGGCTGATTTTCTACAAGCATCCGCGCGACCAGAAACATCTGACCGATGAAGAACGTGACTACATTATTAATGGTCAGGAAGCCCAGCACCAGGTTGACACAGCGAAGAAAATGTCCGTTGGTCAGATCCTGCGTAACCGTCAGTTCTGGGGTATCGCGCTACCGCGTTTCCTGGCTGAACCGGCCTGGGGTACTTTTAACGCGTGGATCCCGCTGTTCATGTTTAAAGTTTACGGCTTTAACCTGAAAGAGATCGCGATGTTCGCCTGGATGCCGATGCTGTTTGCTGACCTTGGTTGTATCCTCGGTGGTTACCTGCCGCCGCTGTTCCAGCGTTGGTTTGGCGTGAACCTGATCGTTTCCCGTAAGATGGTAGTAACGCTGGGTGCGGTGCTGATGATTGGCCCAGGTATGATCGGTCTGTTCACTAACCCGTATGTCGCGATTATGCTGCTGTGTATCGGTGGTTTTGCTCACCAGGCCCTGTCTGGCGCACTGATTACGCTCTCTTCTGACGTGTTCGGTCGTAACGAAGTGGCGACGGCGAACGGTTTAACCGGGATGTCCGCATGGCTGGCAAGTACGCTGTTTGCACTGGTAGTCGGTGCACTGGCTGACACCATCGGCTTCAGCCCGCTGTTCGCAGTTCTGGCAGTATTCGACCTGCTGGGTGCGCTGGTTATCTGGACTGTGTTGCAGAACAAACCGGCGATTGAGGTGGCGCAGGAATCACATAACGATCCCGCACCGCAACATTAA
- the uxaC gene encoding glucuronate isomerase, whose amino-acid sequence MTPFMTEDFLLDTEFARRLYHDYAKDQPIFDYHCHLPPQQIAEDYRFKNLYDIWLKGDHYKWRAMRTNGVAERLCTGDASDREKFDAWAATVPHTIGNPLYHWTHLELRRPFGITGKLLSPSTADEIWNECNELLAQDNFSARGIMQQMNVKMVGTTDDPIDSLEHHAEIAKDGSFTIKVLPSWRPDKAFNIEQATFNDYMAKLGEVSDTDIRRFADLQTALTKRLDHFAAHGCKVSDHALDVVMFAEANEAELDSILARRLAGETLSEHEVAQFKTAVLVFLGAEYARRGWVQQYHIGALRNNNLRQFKLLGPDVGFDSINDRPMAEELSKLLSKQNEENLLPKTILYCLNPRDNEVLGTMIGNFQGEGMPGKMQFGSGWWFNDQKDGMERQMTQLAQLGLLSRFVGMLTDSRSFLSYTRHEYFRRILCQMIGRWVEAGEAPADINLLGEMVKNICFNNARDYFAIELN is encoded by the coding sequence ATGACTCCGTTTATGACTGAAGATTTCCTGTTAGATACCGAATTTGCCCGCCGTCTGTATCACGACTACGCAAAAGACCAGCCGATTTTCGATTACCATTGCCATTTGCCGCCGCAGCAGATTGCGGAAGATTATCGTTTTAAAAACCTGTATGACATCTGGCTGAAAGGTGATCACTACAAATGGCGTGCTATGCGCACTAATGGCGTGGCTGAGCGTCTGTGTACAGGTGATGCGTCTGACCGTGAAAAATTTGACGCCTGGGCGGCGACCGTTCCGCACACTATCGGCAACCCGTTATACCACTGGACGCACCTCGAACTGCGTCGTCCATTTGGTATTACCGGCAAATTGCTTTCCCCGTCTACCGCTGACGAAATCTGGAACGAATGTAACGAACTGCTGGCGCAGGATAATTTCTCTGCGCGCGGCATCATGCAGCAGATGAACGTGAAAATGGTCGGCACTACCGATGACCCGATCGATTCACTGGAGCATCACGCTGAGATCGCCAAAGACGGCTCTTTCACCATTAAAGTGCTACCGAGCTGGCGTCCGGACAAAGCCTTCAACATCGAACAGGCGACCTTTAACGACTACATGGCGAAGCTGGGTGAAGTCTCTGATACCGACATCCGTCGTTTTGCTGACCTGCAAACTGCCCTGACCAAGCGTCTGGATCACTTCGCCGCTCACGGCTGTAAAGTGTCTGATCATGCGCTGGACGTGGTGATGTTTGCCGAAGCGAACGAAGCGGAACTGGATAGCATTCTGGCGCGCCGTCTGGCAGGCGAAACCCTGAGCGAGCACGAAGTGGCACAGTTCAAAACTGCGGTGCTGGTGTTCCTTGGCGCTGAATATGCACGTCGCGGCTGGGTACAGCAGTACCACATTGGCGCACTGCGTAATAACAACTTGCGTCAGTTCAAACTGCTGGGGCCGGATGTAGGCTTTGACTCCATCAACGACCGTCCGATGGCGGAAGAACTGTCTAAGCTGCTGAGCAAGCAGAACGAAGAAAACCTGCTGCCGAAAACCATTCTCTACTGCCTGAACCCGCGCGATAACGAAGTGCTGGGCACCATGATCGGTAACTTCCAGGGCGAAGGTATGCCGGGCAAAATGCAGTTCGGTTCCGGCTGGTGGTTTAACGATCAGAAAGACGGTATGGAACGTCAGATGACCCAACTGGCGCAGCTCGGTCTGCTGAGCCGCTTTGTCGGTATGCTGACTGACAGCCGTAGCTTCCTGTCATACACCCGTCACGAATACTTCCGCCGCATTCTGTGCCAGATGATTGGCCGCTGGGTGGAAGCGGGCGAAGCACCGGCGGACATCAACCTGCTGGGCGAGATGGTGAAAAATATTTGCTTTAACAATGCGCGTGACTACTTCGCCATTGAACTGAACTAA
- the uxaA gene encoding altronate dehydratase, translated as MQYIKIHALDNVAVALADLAEGTEVSVDNQTVTLRQDVARGHKFALTDIAKGANVIKYGLPIGYALADIAAGEHVHAHNTRTNLSDLDQYRYQPDFQDLPAQAADREVQIYRRANGDVGVRNELWILPTVGCVNGIARQIQNRFLKETNNAEGTDGVFLFSHTYGCSQLGDDHINTRTMLQNMVRHPNAGAVLVIGLGCENNQVAAFRETLGDIDPERVHFMICQQQDDEIEAGIAHLHQLYNVMRNDKREPGKLSELKFGLECGGSDGLSGITANPMLGRFSDYVIANGGTTVLTEVPEMFGAEQLLMDHCRDEATFEKLVTMVNDFKQYFIAHDQPIYENPSPGNKAGGITTLEDKSLGCTQKAGSSVVVDVLRYGERLKTPGLNLLSAPGNDAVATSALAGAGCHMVLFSTGRGTPYGGFVPTVKIATNSELAAKKKHWIDFDAGQLIHGKAMPQLLEEFIDTIVEFANGKQTCNERNDFRELAIFKSGVTL; from the coding sequence ATGCAATACATCAAGATCCATGCGCTGGATAACGTCGCGGTTGCTTTAGCAGATTTGGCGGAAGGCACAGAAGTCAGTGTCGACAACCAAACTGTTACGCTGCGCCAGGATGTTGCTCGTGGACATAAATTTGCGTTAACGGATATCGCAAAAGGGGCCAACGTCATTAAATATGGCCTGCCGATTGGTTATGCATTGGCGGATATTGCGGCGGGGGAACACGTTCACGCCCACAATACGCGCACGAATCTGAGCGATCTGGATCAGTATCGCTATCAACCTGATTTTCAGGATCTGCCTGCGCAAGCGGCAGATCGTGAAGTGCAGATCTATCGTCGCGCGAACGGCGATGTCGGGGTGCGTAATGAGCTGTGGATCCTGCCAACCGTGGGTTGTGTTAACGGCATCGCGCGGCAGATCCAGAACCGTTTCCTGAAAGAGACCAACAACGCCGAAGGTACTGACGGCGTGTTCCTCTTCAGCCACACCTACGGCTGCTCGCAGCTGGGCGACGATCACATCAATACCCGCACCATGCTGCAAAATATGGTGCGCCACCCGAACGCGGGCGCAGTGCTGGTGATTGGCCTGGGTTGTGAAAACAACCAGGTTGCCGCATTCCGTGAAACGCTGGGCGATATCGATCCTGAACGAGTTCATTTCATGATCTGCCAACAGCAGGATGATGAGATCGAAGCCGGGATCGCGCATTTGCATCAGTTGTATAACGTAATGCGCAACGACAAACGTGAGCCAGGCAAACTCAGCGAACTGAAGTTTGGTCTGGAGTGCGGTGGTTCTGACGGTCTTTCTGGTATTACTGCTAACCCGATGCTGGGGCGTTTCTCTGACTACGTGATTGCTAACGGTGGTACTACCGTACTGACCGAAGTGCCGGAGATGTTCGGCGCAGAGCAGTTGCTGATGGACCATTGTCGTGACGAAGCAACGTTTGAAAAACTGGTCACCATGGTCAATGACTTCAAGCAGTACTTTATTGCCCATGACCAGCCGATCTACGAAAACCCATCGCCGGGGAACAAAGCGGGCGGTATCACCACGCTGGAAGACAAATCACTTGGCTGTACCCAAAAAGCGGGTTCCAGCGTCGTGGTTGACGTGCTGCGTTACGGCGAGCGTCTGAAAACGCCGGGGCTGAACTTGTTAAGTGCGCCGGGTAACGATGCCGTAGCGACCAGCGCCCTGGCGGGTGCGGGCTGCCATATGGTGCTGTTCAGTACGGGTCGTGGTACGCCGTATGGTGGATTTGTGCCAACGGTGAAAATCGCCACCAACAGTGAACTGGCGGCGAAGAAAAAACACTGGATCGACTTTGACGCGGGTCAGCTGATCCACGGTAAAGCGATGCCGCAGTTGTTGGAAGAATTTATCGATACCATCGTTGAGTTTGCCAACGGTAAGCAAACCTGCAACGAGCGTAACGACTTCCGTGAACTGGCGATCTTTAAAAGCGGCGTAACGCTATAA